A genomic region of Luteibacter aegosomatissinici contains the following coding sequences:
- a CDS encoding ammonium transporter produces the protein MRFKSFRSLAAVAACSPALAFAQAAAPAKLDSGDTAWMLTATMLVLLMTIPGLALFYGGMVRAKNLLSVLMQCFAITALVTVLWVVYGYSVAFDTTGMAAGTTGLHSFVGGFGHAMLAGLAPGSLYNTVPEAVFVMFQMTFAIITPALIVGAIAERMKFSALLVFTALWFTVVYLPIAHMVWGGPGSFLGDLGVLDFAGGTVVHINAGIAGLVGCLVIGKRRGYPTTPMPPHNLGYTLVGASMLWLGWFGFNAGSAVAANGSAGMAMLVTQIATAAAAIGWTAVEWITHRRPSVLGIASGAVAGLVAITPAAGTCGPGGALVLGLAAGVVCFFCATRLKRKLGYDDSLDVFGVHAVAGILGALLTGPLAAPALGGFGTVTDLGLQLWIQFKGVAFTVVYSAVLSYAIFKGIAVTMGLRVDEEQEQVGLDLALHEERGYNLS, from the coding sequence ATGCGCTTTAAGTCCTTCCGCTCCCTTGCCGCCGTAGCGGCCTGCTCCCCTGCCCTCGCATTCGCCCAGGCCGCTGCGCCCGCCAAGCTCGATAGCGGCGATACGGCCTGGATGCTCACGGCCACCATGCTCGTCCTGCTGATGACGATCCCGGGTCTCGCGCTCTTCTACGGCGGCATGGTCCGTGCGAAGAACCTGCTTTCGGTGCTCATGCAGTGTTTTGCCATCACGGCGCTGGTCACCGTGCTGTGGGTGGTTTACGGCTACTCCGTCGCCTTCGACACCACCGGCATGGCCGCCGGCACCACGGGGCTGCATTCGTTCGTGGGTGGCTTTGGCCACGCCATGCTCGCGGGCCTCGCCCCGGGCAGCCTGTACAACACGGTGCCCGAAGCCGTGTTCGTGATGTTCCAGATGACCTTCGCGATCATCACCCCCGCGCTGATCGTCGGTGCGATCGCCGAGCGCATGAAGTTTTCCGCCTTGCTGGTGTTCACCGCGCTGTGGTTCACGGTGGTGTACCTGCCCATCGCACACATGGTCTGGGGCGGCCCCGGCTCATTCCTCGGCGATCTGGGCGTGCTCGATTTCGCCGGCGGCACAGTGGTGCATATCAACGCGGGTATCGCCGGCCTCGTCGGCTGCCTGGTGATTGGCAAGCGCCGCGGCTACCCGACGACGCCCATGCCGCCGCACAACCTGGGCTACACGCTCGTGGGCGCAAGCATGCTGTGGCTGGGCTGGTTCGGCTTCAACGCGGGCTCTGCCGTGGCTGCCAACGGCAGTGCCGGCATGGCCATGCTGGTCACGCAGATCGCTACGGCCGCCGCCGCCATTGGCTGGACCGCCGTGGAATGGATCACCCATCGCCGCCCCAGCGTGCTGGGCATTGCCTCGGGCGCCGTGGCAGGTCTCGTCGCAATCACTCCCGCCGCAGGCACGTGCGGCCCGGGCGGCGCGCTGGTGCTCGGCCTCGCCGCCGGCGTCGTTTGCTTCTTCTGCGCGACGCGCCTGAAGCGAAAGCTGGGCTATGACGATTCGCTCGATGTGTTCGGCGTGCACGCGGTGGCTGGCATCCTTGGTGCACTGCTCACCGGCCCGCTCGCGGCACCGGCACTCGGCGGCTTCGGCACGGTTACCGACCTCGGCCTGCAGCTGTGGATCCAGTTCAAGGGTGTGGCGTTCACTGTCGTGTACAGCGCGGTGCTTAGCTACGCGATCTTCAAGGGCATTGCCGTGACCATGGGCCTGCGCGTGGATGAGGAACAGGAGCAGGTCGGCCTGGACCTCGCGCTGCACGAGGAGCGCGGCTACAACCTGTCCTGA
- a CDS encoding c-type cytochrome, which translates to MKALMLRLAAVASLLATGTAMAQTNDAAFFSRKDAAHVTGEQIFTHICQGCHMPDAKGAVGAGHYPALASNPKLASSAYPAVMVLNGRGGMPPFSMLLNDQQVADVVNYVRTHFGNHYTDALTADQVKAFRPPAPKPEDSR; encoded by the coding sequence ATGAAGGCGCTGATGCTTCGCCTTGCGGCTGTCGCCAGCCTGCTGGCCACGGGCACCGCCATGGCACAAACCAATGACGCAGCATTCTTTTCCCGCAAGGACGCGGCGCACGTGACTGGCGAGCAGATCTTTACCCACATCTGCCAGGGCTGCCATATGCCGGATGCGAAGGGGGCTGTCGGGGCAGGGCATTACCCCGCGCTTGCTTCGAATCCAAAGCTTGCTTCCAGCGCCTATCCCGCCGTGATGGTGTTGAACGGCCGCGGTGGCATGCCACCGTTCTCGATGCTGCTCAATGACCAGCAGGTTGCCGATGTGGTGAACTACGTGCGCACGCACTTCGGCAACCACTACACCGATGCGCTCACCGCCGACCAGGTCAAGGCGTTCCGTCCGCCCGCACCGAAACCCGAGGATTCACGATGA
- a CDS encoding TonB-dependent receptor, with the protein MSKNHSARLFLRPTALALALGLAAAGNVYAQSNASGVVFGRVSADQGTTVHLQNVDTGLSRDINVDAEGRYRASSLPVGRYNISVMRDGATVSTRENVSVQIGSGTDVSFVTDAASAANAATLEGIQVTGTALPTIDVSSVDSRTVLTAEQLQKLPIARDVTSAALLAPGAVGGDSRYGNVASFGGASAAENQYYVNGYAVTNALTGLGLISLPYDAIDQQQIFTGGYGAEYGRSTGGVVNMITKRGGNTWKAGGQVIYTPEALRDDPRNIYLTNGQLYQDRTKNKSWSTEYSAYISGPLVKDKLFLYATGDFIRTEGFTRGSTAAATDTNYTTKTNRYLAKIDWNISDNHLLELTGFSDKTTEQNDIYAYSYATGNRGAYRGSLYNKNYGTAGATPGGDVYIGKYTGYLTDDLTVNALYGHSSTKHQQTVNSVGGECPLITGSFNENGRTIFPPNCYLQGQLLAPGAEDKTHGWRLDVEYRVGDHDLRAGLDNQTLESFSGNSYEGPDSGRANGGAYYWTYGNAPASGTINGYPDVLFPAGTTRYVQRVYYYAASNVKTVQEAQFIEDHWQVNDRWLAYIGLRNEQFKNVNGAGDVYVKQRHQLAPRLGLTWDVFGDSSLKVYGNAGRYHLAIPSNVAIRAASGSYFLRQFGTFDSIDPVTGMPVGFVPNGREYASNGHDGTNPDPRTIAAKGMDAYYQDEYILGFDKQLGSDWVVGAKATLRKLKSSIDDFCDSRPFENWGARNGVDMSNATISGCYLFNPGKSNTFQVDMDGNGNFRDVTLTKGDFTNNGIGFPDLKRKYYALNLYAEKQFDEKWYAKFDYVFSRSYGNSEGMLKSDIGQRDPSVTQDWDAPEIMVGSNGPLPNDRTHQFKAYGFYQMTPEWLLSANMVVASGRPVNCIGLAPGDPIQYGASYFYCDGKLSPRGSRGRLPWTQQLNVGAEWRPAFADHKLGFNVDVFNVFSQQRETSVIEVGENAAGVPVATYKRANSYTQPRYFRFSVRYDL; encoded by the coding sequence ATGTCGAAAAATCACTCCGCCCGCCTGTTCCTGCGCCCCACGGCGCTGGCGCTCGCGCTCGGCCTAGCCGCCGCTGGAAACGTCTACGCACAATCCAACGCCTCCGGCGTGGTCTTCGGTCGTGTCTCCGCCGACCAGGGCACCACCGTGCACCTGCAGAACGTCGATACCGGCCTCAGCCGCGATATCAACGTGGATGCCGAGGGCCGCTATCGCGCTTCGTCGCTGCCAGTCGGGCGTTACAACATCTCCGTCATGCGCGATGGCGCGACCGTGAGCACCCGCGAGAACGTGTCGGTGCAGATAGGTTCGGGCACCGACGTATCGTTCGTGACCGACGCCGCATCGGCGGCAAATGCAGCCACCCTTGAAGGCATCCAGGTCACGGGTACCGCGTTGCCGACCATCGATGTCTCATCCGTGGATTCGCGCACGGTCCTCACCGCGGAACAGCTGCAGAAGCTGCCGATCGCGCGTGATGTCACCTCGGCCGCGCTACTCGCCCCGGGCGCCGTTGGCGGCGATTCGCGCTACGGCAATGTCGCATCGTTCGGTGGTGCCTCCGCCGCGGAGAACCAGTACTACGTGAACGGCTACGCCGTCACCAACGCGCTGACCGGCCTTGGCCTTATCAGCCTGCCGTACGACGCGATCGACCAGCAGCAGATCTTCACCGGTGGCTACGGCGCCGAGTACGGCCGCTCCACCGGCGGCGTGGTCAACATGATCACCAAGCGCGGCGGCAACACGTGGAAAGCTGGCGGCCAGGTCATCTACACACCGGAAGCCTTGCGCGACGATCCTCGCAATATCTACCTGACGAACGGCCAGCTCTACCAGGACCGCACCAAGAACAAGAGCTGGAGCACCGAGTACTCGGCGTACATCAGCGGCCCGCTGGTCAAGGACAAGCTGTTCCTGTACGCCACGGGTGACTTCATCCGTACCGAGGGCTTTACGCGCGGCTCGACGGCGGCGGCCACGGATACAAACTACACCACCAAGACCAACCGCTACCTGGCCAAGATCGACTGGAACATCAGCGATAACCACCTGCTCGAACTCACCGGCTTCAGTGACAAGACCACCGAGCAGAACGATATCTACGCGTACAGCTACGCCACCGGCAACCGTGGCGCTTACCGTGGTTCGCTGTACAACAAGAACTACGGCACCGCCGGCGCCACGCCGGGTGGCGATGTGTACATCGGCAAGTACACCGGGTACCTCACCGACGATCTCACGGTGAACGCCCTCTACGGCCACAGCAGCACCAAGCACCAGCAGACGGTGAACTCCGTCGGCGGTGAGTGCCCCCTTATCACCGGCAGCTTCAACGAGAACGGCCGCACCATCTTCCCGCCGAACTGCTATCTGCAGGGCCAGCTCCTTGCGCCGGGCGCAGAAGACAAGACCCACGGCTGGCGCCTGGACGTCGAATACCGTGTGGGTGATCACGACCTGCGTGCAGGCCTCGATAACCAGACGCTCGAATCGTTCTCCGGCAACTCGTATGAAGGCCCGGATTCCGGTCGCGCGAATGGTGGCGCGTACTACTGGACGTACGGCAACGCCCCGGCGAGCGGCACAATCAATGGCTACCCCGATGTGCTGTTCCCGGCCGGCACCACCCGTTACGTGCAGCGCGTGTACTACTACGCCGCATCTAACGTGAAGACGGTGCAGGAAGCGCAGTTCATTGAAGACCACTGGCAGGTCAACGACCGCTGGCTGGCGTACATCGGCTTGCGCAATGAGCAGTTCAAGAACGTAAATGGCGCGGGCGATGTGTACGTGAAGCAGCGCCACCAGCTGGCACCGCGCCTCGGCCTCACCTGGGACGTGTTCGGTGATTCCTCGCTGAAGGTGTACGGCAACGCGGGCCGCTACCACCTGGCCATCCCGTCGAATGTCGCCATTCGTGCCGCTTCGGGCTCCTACTTCCTGCGCCAGTTCGGCACGTTCGACAGTATCGATCCGGTCACGGGCATGCCCGTCGGCTTCGTGCCCAATGGCCGCGAGTACGCATCGAACGGCCACGATGGCACGAACCCCGATCCGCGCACCATCGCGGCCAAGGGCATGGATGCGTACTACCAGGATGAGTACATCCTCGGTTTCGACAAGCAGCTGGGCAGCGACTGGGTCGTGGGCGCCAAGGCCACCCTGCGCAAGCTGAAGAGCTCGATCGACGACTTCTGCGATTCGCGTCCGTTTGAAAACTGGGGCGCGCGCAATGGCGTGGACATGAGCAACGCCACCATCTCGGGCTGCTACCTGTTCAACCCGGGCAAGAGCAACACGTTCCAGGTCGACATGGATGGCAACGGCAACTTCCGTGACGTGACACTGACCAAGGGTGACTTCACCAACAACGGCATCGGCTTCCCGGATCTCAAGCGCAAGTACTACGCCCTCAACCTCTATGCCGAGAAGCAGTTCGACGAAAAGTGGTACGCGAAATTCGACTACGTGTTCTCGCGCAGCTATGGAAACTCCGAGGGCATGCTCAAGTCGGATATTGGCCAGCGTGATCCGTCAGTGACGCAGGACTGGGATGCACCGGAAATCATGGTGGGCTCAAACGGCCCCCTGCCGAACGATCGCACGCACCAGTTCAAGGCTTACGGCTTCTACCAGATGACGCCGGAATGGCTGCTCAGCGCCAATATGGTGGTGGCCTCGGGCCGACCTGTTAACTGCATTGGCCTCGCCCCGGGCGATCCCATCCAGTACGGCGCGTCATACTTCTACTGCGACGGCAAACTCTCCCCGCGCGGTTCGCGTGGCCGCTTGCCGTGGACGCAGCAACTGAACGTCGGCGCCGAATGGCGCCCGGCTTTCGCCGACCACAAGCTGGGCTTCAACGTGGACGTCTTCAACGTCTTCAGCCAGCAGCGCGAAACCAGCGTTATCGAGGTCGGCGAAAACGCCGCCGGCGTGCCGGTGGCGACCTATAAGCGTGCCAATTCGTACACCCAGCCGCGGTACTTCCGCTTCTCGGTCCGCTACGACCTGTAA
- a CDS encoding P-II family nitrogen regulator: MKWINAIIKPFTLDDVREALAEVGVQGMTVTEVKGFGRQHGHTELYRGAEYVVDFLPKLKIEIAVTDEQLERAIEAISTAARTGKIGDGKIFVIDLEQAIRIRTQEVDGDAL; this comes from the coding sequence ATGAAGTGGATCAACGCGATCATCAAGCCGTTCACGCTGGACGATGTCCGTGAGGCCCTGGCCGAGGTAGGCGTGCAGGGCATGACGGTGACCGAGGTGAAGGGGTTTGGCCGCCAGCATGGCCACACCGAGCTCTACCGGGGTGCTGAATACGTTGTCGATTTTCTCCCCAAGCTGAAGATCGAGATCGCGGTAACCGACGAACAGCTCGAGCGGGCGATCGAAGCAATCAGCACGGCCGCGCGTACCGGCAAGATCGGCGACGGCAAGATCTTCGTTATCGATCTCGAACAGGCCATCCGTATTCGCACGCAGGAGGTGGATGGCGATGCGCTTTAA
- a CDS encoding RidA family protein, whose product MKLTHHSVILAAAACLLATPAFAAEVVRHKIPNSTFPISAAVEIPAGKTLVFLSGVVPPVADASAPKDSPQAYGDTKTQTVGVLTSIEKQLKGMGLSMGDVVKMQVFLVGDPAKGGKMDFGGFMGGYTQFFGTPQQPNLPSRSAMQVASLASPNFLVEIEVTAVRP is encoded by the coding sequence ATGAAGCTCACCCACCATTCCGTCATCCTGGCCGCCGCCGCCTGTCTTCTCGCTACGCCGGCTTTTGCGGCCGAGGTGGTGCGCCACAAGATTCCGAACAGCACATTCCCTATTTCCGCTGCCGTGGAAATCCCCGCCGGGAAAACGCTGGTGTTTCTCAGTGGCGTCGTGCCGCCCGTGGCGGATGCGAGCGCGCCGAAGGACAGCCCGCAGGCCTACGGCGACACCAAGACCCAGACGGTCGGCGTGCTCACCTCGATCGAAAAGCAACTGAAGGGCATGGGCCTGTCGATGGGCGATGTGGTGAAGATGCAGGTGTTCCTGGTAGGCGACCCGGCGAAGGGCGGCAAGATGGACTTCGGCGGTTTCATGGGCGGCTATACGCAGTTCTTCGGCACGCCCCAGCAGCCGAACCTGCCTTCGCGCAGTGCCATGCAGGTGGCGTCGCTGGCCAGCCCGAACTTCCTGGTCGAAATTGAAGTGACTGCCGTCCGTCCCTGA
- a CDS encoding RHS repeat-associated core domain-containing protein, which produces MPSVPRKTPRISILSLAIGATSAACPTYALATTLPERFPSYEDGFYTFGRNLGIDTSIDVYADAARMNSAIGRIVANYCGSASDCQLLRTVKTPVHGAAGKQSQATKVEIVMGSIDRPWTSHAISIVRSCPNGAVLVDDQGNHYDNRDGRTSYTPVACEPSRIRPAPADLGAPMESGANQCPIGNAPTVGNPINPLTMSKIETATDYDDPSGSGLAFVRRYHSGAMSAERDQLTTPLSLYVEDSRMGARWRHTWDRRIVHRGDYDPDAAAYVQSLFLIREDGREVRFRHRGKSYVPEAGERGTLRDDAGKGWIYTAPDLTEERYDEDGYLTSRSDSNGNTTTLSYATISGWGVRDQRALVRVQDPQGRELRLTYDDVGRLATLSLPDGSTVTYAYSKAVNRDQFDLVGVTYADGRQITYVYDESAMGGKPSHKLTGIVGADGKRFATFGYDTDNRAIRSSHGDDLEWTALKVSRDGVVVSGKDPRRDETWSSVRPDERVRLQKRTERVRGNSASRTFDYQAGGVVASQTDYLGVPTTYHYDDARGLETERTEAAGTSAARTIKTTWHPAFDKPTRIDDGTRWTTLTYDAKGNLTEQRNGGLADAADPRSAAWPDERVTRFAYDAAGRLASIDGPIAGSVDTTRYAYRLSDDPGCAKGSSSCAWRKGDLHTLANALGHVTTVLAYDGAGRVLASTDAQGVRTDRRYDEAGRPVEVALRARQDGNPSAGDRVTRIAYNANGDIETLTDADGASVRHIYDAAHRLVERIDAQGNRQRLDRDDQGLVGAVTHLRPDGTEDAHREFTYGTHGILESIRDRDGFTLSFPADANGRSKGVEGNTTKVALIRDARGRVTRRTEGQFLLTAQTDFTYDGADNTNTVVDPKRLSTGYLHNGLGDLLWQRSPDSGETAFENDEAGQVVGETPADHRRIERGHDALGRVTTLTYSDGKQTRFTYDVASSVCPAGETYGVGRLASATDRDGGNTTFCYDFAGRVVRKSQTVRGVRLDLAYAYTPAGRLASMTYPDGRRVVYSRDAMGNIVDVSLDGGTVQPIVTAIQRDSLGRPIQWTAGTRTLTRTYNLQGALTRATDGRPDGLDLAITYADGKGKTLTSSGTTTNVTHDALGRVTATGPTSARQTYTYDKTGNRLSWTAPPSPVKTYEYPADSHRLIMAAGVLRGHDENGNTTHMDEREFVYDASGRMSQAKVNGVVEMNYLYNPFGQQVARYIAGQSTIALHDESGHWLGDYDSAGRAIRQAVWLDDLPIAALDGDTVHDIEADHIGTPRVVIDRARDRAIWAWDILGDAFGSNPPNDDADGDGRKYLFDMRFPGQRFDAVTKLYQNGWRDYDPTSGRFVQSDPIGLHGGISLYAYGENNPLVFIDPRGLWSFTLEAYALLGGGVNIAWKNGTLELTGRIGLGFGAGASLDPDGGPSKHAKSCGSGYIGRTTGTFSVGAGLGPISAQLSGISASENVFDLSQKSHAMDWGTRSYTGLSPVIGADGTKPTRYSVRASASLGFEFGSYSNW; this is translated from the coding sequence ATGCCCTCGGTCCCTCGAAAAACCCCGCGCATTTCCATTTTATCCCTCGCTATAGGCGCAACCTCGGCCGCATGCCCGACGTACGCGCTTGCCACGACCCTTCCGGAACGCTTCCCGTCATACGAGGATGGCTTCTACACCTTTGGACGAAATCTTGGCATCGATACATCCATTGATGTCTATGCTGATGCCGCACGAATGAACAGCGCGATCGGCAGGATCGTCGCCAACTATTGCGGTAGCGCGTCCGATTGCCAGCTACTACGCACTGTGAAGACCCCCGTCCACGGAGCCGCAGGTAAACAAAGCCAGGCAACGAAGGTGGAGATCGTCATGGGCTCGATCGATCGCCCATGGACGTCGCACGCCATTTCCATCGTTCGCTCCTGTCCTAATGGCGCAGTGCTTGTCGATGACCAGGGCAATCATTACGACAACCGCGACGGACGGACATCGTACACACCCGTCGCGTGCGAGCCGTCACGCATCCGACCCGCGCCTGCCGATCTCGGCGCACCGATGGAAAGCGGGGCCAACCAGTGTCCGATAGGTAACGCGCCCACGGTCGGCAATCCCATCAATCCGCTGACCATGAGCAAGATCGAGACCGCCACGGACTACGACGATCCCTCAGGTTCGGGGCTGGCGTTTGTCCGCCGTTATCACAGCGGCGCCATGTCAGCCGAGCGCGACCAGCTCACCACGCCATTGTCCCTCTACGTGGAAGACTCGCGGATGGGGGCCCGCTGGCGCCACACGTGGGACCGGCGCATTGTCCATCGCGGTGACTATGATCCGGACGCGGCCGCGTACGTGCAGTCGCTGTTTCTTATCCGCGAGGACGGGCGCGAGGTCCGTTTCCGGCATCGTGGAAAGAGCTACGTACCCGAGGCTGGCGAACGGGGCACATTACGCGACGATGCGGGAAAAGGCTGGATCTACACCGCGCCCGACCTGACTGAAGAGCGTTACGACGAAGACGGCTACCTGACCAGTCGCTCCGACAGCAACGGCAACACCACGACGCTTTCGTACGCAACGATCTCTGGGTGGGGCGTTCGTGACCAACGGGCGCTCGTTCGCGTGCAGGACCCGCAAGGCCGGGAACTCCGCCTCACCTATGACGACGTGGGCCGGCTAGCGACGCTCAGCCTGCCAGATGGGTCCACGGTGACTTACGCCTACAGCAAGGCCGTGAACCGCGACCAATTCGACCTGGTCGGCGTCACCTACGCCGATGGGCGGCAGATCACCTACGTGTATGACGAGTCGGCCATGGGCGGAAAGCCAAGCCACAAGCTCACGGGCATCGTCGGCGCCGATGGCAAGCGCTTCGCCACATTCGGCTACGACACCGACAACCGGGCCATTCGCTCGTCTCACGGGGACGATCTGGAGTGGACTGCACTGAAGGTATCGCGCGACGGTGTCGTCGTAAGCGGCAAGGATCCACGCCGAGATGAAACCTGGTCGTCGGTCCGGCCCGATGAGCGCGTCCGCCTGCAGAAGCGAACCGAACGTGTGCGCGGCAATTCGGCGAGCCGCACATTCGATTATCAAGCGGGCGGCGTGGTCGCCAGCCAGACCGATTACCTTGGTGTACCAACCACGTACCACTACGACGACGCACGCGGTCTTGAGACAGAGCGCACGGAAGCGGCCGGCACCAGCGCCGCCCGGACGATAAAGACGACGTGGCACCCGGCCTTCGACAAGCCGACGCGCATCGATGACGGCACGCGCTGGACGACGCTGACGTACGATGCCAAGGGCAATCTCACCGAGCAACGTAACGGCGGATTGGCCGATGCGGCCGACCCGCGTTCCGCGGCGTGGCCCGACGAACGCGTTACACGCTTTGCCTACGATGCGGCCGGCCGGCTTGCTTCGATCGACGGCCCCATCGCCGGTAGTGTGGATACCACCCGCTACGCGTACCGCCTGAGCGACGATCCCGGTTGCGCGAAGGGTTCTTCCTCCTGTGCGTGGCGTAAGGGCGACCTGCACACGCTGGCGAATGCGCTTGGGCACGTCACCACCGTGCTCGCTTATGACGGCGCAGGACGTGTCCTGGCCAGCACCGATGCCCAGGGTGTTCGTACCGATCGCCGCTACGACGAGGCCGGCAGGCCAGTGGAGGTTGCGCTGCGTGCCCGACAGGATGGAAACCCATCCGCTGGCGACCGCGTGACCCGCATCGCCTACAACGCCAACGGCGATATCGAGACGCTGACCGACGCGGATGGTGCCAGTGTGCGGCATATCTACGACGCCGCGCACCGCCTCGTGGAACGCATCGACGCCCAGGGCAACCGGCAGCGGCTCGACCGGGACGACCAGGGCCTTGTCGGTGCCGTAACGCATCTTCGGCCCGACGGCACCGAGGATGCTCACAGGGAATTCACCTACGGCACCCACGGCATCCTGGAGAGCATCCGCGACCGCGACGGGTTCACCCTTTCGTTCCCGGCCGATGCAAACGGCCGCTCCAAAGGCGTGGAAGGCAATACCACCAAAGTGGCGCTCATACGCGATGCCCGTGGTCGCGTAACCCGCCGCACCGAAGGCCAGTTCCTACTTACGGCGCAAACGGATTTCACGTACGACGGTGCCGACAACACCAACACCGTCGTTGACCCGAAGCGGCTCTCCACGGGATACCTACACAACGGCCTGGGTGATCTCCTCTGGCAGCGCAGCCCCGATAGCGGGGAGACGGCGTTCGAGAACGATGAAGCGGGCCAGGTCGTCGGCGAAACACCCGCCGACCACCGCCGCATCGAGCGCGGACACGACGCCCTGGGTCGCGTCACCACCCTAACCTACAGCGACGGCAAACAGACACGCTTCACCTATGATGTCGCGTCGTCTGTTTGCCCCGCTGGCGAGACGTACGGCGTGGGTCGCCTCGCGAGCGCCACCGACCGTGATGGCGGAAACACGACCTTCTGCTACGACTTCGCTGGCCGGGTGGTACGCAAGAGCCAGACCGTGCGGGGCGTTCGCCTCGACCTGGCTTACGCGTACACGCCCGCCGGGCGACTGGCCTCCATGACCTACCCGGATGGCCGCCGCGTCGTCTATTCACGGGATGCCATGGGCAACATCGTCGATGTGAGCCTTGACGGAGGCACCGTACAACCCATCGTCACCGCCATCCAACGCGACTCCCTTGGCCGCCCCATCCAGTGGACTGCGGGCACTCGCACCCTCACCCGCACATACAACCTGCAGGGCGCCTTGACCCGGGCGACGGATGGGCGCCCGGACGGCCTCGACCTGGCGATCACTTATGCCGACGGCAAGGGCAAGACCCTTACGAGTAGCGGCACAACGACCAACGTCACACATGACGCGCTAGGTCGGGTCACGGCCACCGGCCCAACCAGCGCACGGCAGACGTACACCTACGACAAGACGGGGAACCGCCTGAGCTGGACGGCGCCGCCTTCTCCAGTGAAAACGTACGAATACCCTGCGGACAGCCACCGCTTGATCATGGCTGCGGGCGTGCTTCGCGGCCATGACGAGAACGGCAACACCACCCACATGGATGAGCGCGAATTCGTCTACGACGCCAGCGGGCGCATGAGCCAGGCCAAGGTGAACGGCGTGGTCGAGATGAACTATCTCTATAACCCATTCGGGCAGCAGGTGGCGCGGTACATCGCAGGGCAATCAACGATCGCGCTGCACGATGAATCCGGGCATTGGTTAGGTGACTACGACAGCGCCGGACGGGCCATTCGCCAGGCTGTATGGCTGGATGACCTGCCGATCGCAGCCCTTGATGGCGACACCGTCCACGATATCGAGGCCGATCACATCGGTACGCCGAGGGTCGTGATTGATCGCGCAAGGGACAGGGCCATTTGGGCATGGGACATCCTTGGCGATGCCTTCGGCTCCAACCCGCCCAATGACGATGCCGATGGCGATGGCCGGAAGTACCTGTTCGACATGCGCTTTCCGGGGCAACGCTTTGATGCGGTCACCAAGCTCTATCAGAACGGGTGGCGTGACTATGATCCGACAAGTGGACGATTTGTACAGAGTGACCCGATCGGTCTGCATGGCGGGATATCCCTCTACGCGTACGGCGAAAACAATCCTCTCGTTTTCATTGATCCACGCGGGCTTTGGTCGTTCACCCTTGAGGCATACGCGCTGCTTGGTGGCGGCGTCAACATCGCCTGGAAGAACGGCACCTTAGAACTTACCGGACGTATCGGTCTTGGGTTTGGTGCAGGAGCGTCACTGGACCCAGATGGCGGTCCATCTAAGCACGCAAAGTCCTGCGGGTCTGGCTATATCGGGCGCACGACCGGTACGTTTTCCGTCGGGGCCGGACTAGGGCCGATCTCAGCGCAGCTCAGCGGCATCAGCGCATCAGAGAATGTATTCGACCTGAGCCAAAAAAGTCATGCGATGGACTGGGGAACGCGCAGTTACACCGGCCTCAGCCCAGTGATCGGAGCTGATGGAACGAAACCCACTCGCTACTCGGTCCGCGCATCCGCTTCACTCGGCTTCGAGTTTGGCTCTTACTCCAATTGGTAG
- a CDS encoding SUF system Fe-S cluster assembly regulator produces the protein MLRVSRLTDYATVVMTVIATHPSDVLSTAQIADEARLELPTVSKLLKLLGHAGLVDSFRGVNGGYRLARPAEAISLADIVEALEGPIGLTECSIAQGHCDRQSQCGVSGSWRSVSGAIDGVLRGMTLAQMLAGRPAAPAKGAADAAQANA, from the coding sequence ATGCTCCGCGTCAGCCGACTAACCGACTACGCCACCGTGGTGATGACCGTCATCGCCACGCACCCCAGCGACGTTCTGAGCACGGCTCAGATCGCCGATGAGGCGCGCCTGGAGTTGCCCACCGTTTCCAAGCTGCTCAAGCTGCTTGGCCACGCCGGGCTGGTGGATTCGTTCCGCGGCGTGAACGGTGGTTACCGCCTGGCACGGCCAGCGGAAGCGATCAGCCTGGCCGATATCGTCGAGGCGCTGGAAGGGCCGATCGGGCTTACCGAATGCAGCATCGCCCAGGGGCATTGCGATCGTCAGTCGCAGTGCGGCGTCAGCGGCAGCTGGCGCTCCGTTTCCGGGGCCATCGATGGCGTGCTGCGCGGTATGACCCTGGCACAGATGCTTGCCGGGCGCCCAGCGGCGCCGGCGAAGGGCGCGGCCGATGCCGCGCAGGCAAACGCATGA